The following coding sequences are from one Humulus lupulus chromosome X, drHumLupu1.1, whole genome shotgun sequence window:
- the LOC133807074 gene encoding subtilisin-like protease SBT3.11 — protein MLSSKNFRFFLASLLISITISEIAIAMADQSSPSIAAATATAEPESAVHIVYTEQPQNNEEPESYHIRTLASVLGSEEAAKEALLYSYKTAASGFSAKLTPDQVAQISKQPGVLQVVPNRKMVLHSGEGMLH, from the exons ATGCTATCATCGAAAAACTTTCGCTTTTTCTTGGCATCACTCTTGATTTCGATTACCATTTCTGAGATCGCAATCGCAATGGCGGACCAATCTTCTCCCAGcattgctgctgctactgctactgctgaaCCTGAATCAGCGGTTCATATTGTATACACCGAACAGCCCCAAAACAACGAGGAACCTGAGTCTTATCATATTCGAACCCTAGCTTCTGTTCTTGGCAG TGAGGAGGCGGCGAAGGAGGCTCTGCTATACAGTTACAAGACTGCTGCTAGCGGATTCTCTGCTAAGCTTACTCCGGATCAGGTCGCCCAGATTTCAA AACAACCAGGTGTCCTTCAGGTTGTCCCAAATAGGAAAATGGTACTGCATTCAGGTGAAGGGATGTTACATTGA